DNA sequence from the Bombus pyrosoma isolate SC7728 linkage group LG12, ASM1482585v1, whole genome shotgun sequence genome:
CAAACGTGACACTATTCAATTCGATCATCATGTCGCTTTTTCATATGGTACAAGTATACAagtatgttttataaattttttaaaaatgcttATCACCGGTAACCGGTTATTAtgatctaaaactattttgatgaaatataattttagaaaatagagTATCTggtttaaatattctaaaagagGTAATTCTGTGTAAGTTAATACTGATagtatttatgttaaaaatcaCACATATGTTATTGATCTCGCGAtcaaacgttaaaaatttattaaatagattttCGATGAATCTTTAAAAAGTGTCGATATACTTTTGGCATTTGTATATTATCTCATTACATGTTGGTTCGattgtttttcatttactcgtgtttgtgtattttacacgattttttaaaatatcacaatTACCATTTCATTTGTTTGTACTTGATATCTCGATATATACTTATGTAGAACTTCACTCAAGTATAATTTACACAACGATAGAATTAGATAATTTTGATACAAATGAGAgtggtatttttaaaatgttcttAAGTACAGATGTACTCCTTGAGGAGAAAATATGATCGACACTTTTCAAAATCATGTCACTTCCCATACGGTTGAACCATCACTGTTTCTATTATGCCTGGAAGTTACGTCGACGTGGGCATCTAAGCCGTCGCTCAATTTGCTGAAACGCCTTGCCCAGCTACCTCTACCACCGCCTGCAGCTCTTCCTCCAATACTACCTGCTTCTCTAAGCACCGATAAAATATCATCTTCGTCTTCTCTGCTCTTTATACCTTTCTCATATTTGGCTTCTTGAGCTAATAAACGTTCTCGTTGTAATTGAGTCGCCAGAGAACGAGGTACAGCTGGTATCACGTAACTCATAATGCCAGTTAGGGCGAAAacctaattaaaatttcaatttttatattttactgatAGCTTTTTAAAGTGTGAATTTTATAGGTAAGATGTATGGAGGGCCATAGTGGTGTTATAACCAGTCATATAGAAGATGAAGTAAAGTGAAACTTACGATATGTTCAAAAACAACGACAAAGGCCAAACGGGCTGCGAAAACATGCCAATATTGCGGGCTGAGTCCATATGGATCGTTTGAATGATCCGGTCCATTTCTGTAACCTCTATACTGACAAGTTACCGGATGATTTTTAGCCATATCGCTTTTCATGTCATCTGTATAATCTGATGTGTTGAATTCCGATAGAGAACTGTCGATATAACCCACTAGATCCTCCGTGGGAGAGTAAACGATAGCATAAACGCTGCGGGGGATAAAATCTGACGTGTATGCGATGACGAACGCCTATGTATGATACAAGCAAATTGTTGTTAGactttgtaatataatttgcaaGTTTGAATCgtgaacttttattattacgtatacgTACGTTCGACACTACAGCAACGTAAGTTACTCCACGTAGTATACCATACCATGCTCCTATATCTTCCACTCTCTCTGCTAATGGCCTTCTCGCCTCTCTTACCATTTTGTATGCGTCAAGCCGTATCTCAGCTATATTGTTTAATAACGCGAACAATGGTGCTAATGGGAATGCAGCGACGAACAAGGTCACGAATCCGTACTGTAAAACTATAAAACAAGTacatgaagaaaataattgacaattatattttaaattaattaaatttttactgatgagtaatttaaatatacttactcatttccaaatattcgTCAAAGAGCGCTAGTCTTCCGGGATCCTGCAACTGATAATCCTTTTCCCAATAAGTATACGGTCTACCGTGATCTTTCGTAGCCGCAACGTGGTTTCTTTTACGCCACCAATTCCACAGTTTTGGTGACAGTATCTCGACAAAATTATTGAAGCACTGCTTGCCCACCATTATAATGGCGAGCTGTATACAAACTTCTGACAGGCATCCAGCTGGATCGCACACGTCCGTTTTTATACGAAAGAATTCAGAAGATCGTGCGTCTGCGTCTCCGGGATGAACAAAAAACCTACCCTGTAAATCGCCACTCttcaataaatttgtttcacttcATACGTGCAGCAAATAGAATGTTACCAACTTTAAAGAAGGCTATATAGATGAgagatgaataaaaattgacaaactCGAAGAGAAATATCTTGAATGTGAAACTGGATTCGTACTCAGTCTGCGTTCTGGGATTCTCCATGTTCACCATCCATCGCGCTAAACGATGATACACTCGTGTAAGAAtcatgattataattaaattaattaaagcggCAGTCATGGAGGTAAAAATTTTCGCGTGCTTCTTTAAAAATGGACCTCCGCCGCCATAAAATACGGCTACCAGCGATATTCGAGAAATAATGGTTCCCAGAACAGCGCCCAAAACTACACATATCTGAATACAAATTTACCAATAAAATTTAGCatcaacgaaacaaatttatttgattgaaTGTGACgagaattcttttaattaccaTAAAAAATACCATGGAACTGGTGGCACAAGAACGTACAGCCTTAGACCATACTGGTAGGTAAGGCTCTCTTTCCCTGGTCACAGGATTTATTCGAAATGTTTTCACTGTAGTTTCAAACTCAGGTCGAGGTTCTTCGTCACTTTCAACGTTCTGGAGATCCCATTCCCAAATTATTACAGCTTGCCTTCGTTTCCATAACTCAAGAAATGTCGTGGCTAAAAGATCGAATAAGAAGATAAGATATATGcgttaaaacattaaattatgtCTATAGCATACCCCAAAAGGACATGAAGATGGCAAAGAAGACAGTGGCAGGGTTGTCGAACAAGTAACTTAGTTTTGAGAATATGCAAGACTCGCCGAGCTTTTGATAAGAACATGCTTTATCGCAGAGAGggcataatgtaatatttcctAGAAAAGTTATTTAGTAAAGAGGAAGAacggaaaaaaataaaataaaaattgtatgaaataaaaatacctgCTATACTATAGTCACATATTTCTTTACTGGGTATATTATCAGGTCCATCCATGCTTCCTACACCATACATAAAGCACAAAAGGCCAACAATCGCTGGAGCGTATAAACATTTTGTGTAAAATCCTAGCCATGCAAAGTAAAGAGCCACTTTTTCACCGAAATATCGTCTAATCAACCAGAGCGGCTGCCTCTTGTACctaaaaatacagaattaaatgtttatttaacaaaaagtgaaagtgctaatgaaattacCATTGCGAAGGTCTAGCCCATATCAAGTACAGTAAATATCTGTCGAGAATTTCGCCATTGAATCCAGGTCTATTATACGGGCCCTCGTGCAGAGAAAAGCAGTCTAAATAGGTGCCATCCGCCAAAAGTCTACGGATACCTGCTTTCTCGTGATTTTCGTCGTACCGTGCCCTCGATAATATTTGCATTACTATTAAAGACCTTTGTGCAGGTGTATAAGCTGTATCTCTATCCTTTACCACGAAtctataaaaagagaaacaaaaatatcgaataattaacttataacatatgataatatataatataatcagcttatacatttttaatttattttgtcttATACAGTTAAATTTGTACCTCTCTTCTCGATCGCCAGAATCAATGCTGTTATAAAAGCTAGGCTCTTCCGGATACTTCTTCGTATCCCAAGTATGTATCTTTCTTACCCATTGTATCCATTTCTCCCAAAATTTTGGGCTTTCTTTCACGTCTTCGTTACCttgctaataataaaataacataaattaataataaaatgaaggaTTATTCTATGTTAAATTTACTTACTAAATACTGCAATGTTAATTAGAAGCAGGAACACCGAACACGtatacttttcattttgagaaatttcatgAACCTACCCAAGCCTTAACAGAAATAGTAATGAACCTTTTGGTGGGTAATTTCAAGTTCATCACTTCAGCGTATTGAACTTTAATCTTCCATGGAATGTGCAATTTCAAGAAGTAAGTTTTCCCATCGAAGGAGTTTTCTTTTGGTTCCAGTTCCAACTGCAAACCCTCTTTTAATAGATTCTGCTGGAAAACGCGTCTTTGTTCTTTTCGACGTGCCTCTAATTCCGTCATCACTCCAGTGTACTCCTCCTGGTACACTAACACCATATCAATGCGTCTACGACCATCTCTgcaaatatatagtatacgatattgtatattatttaataagttataatgcaaataataattgGCTGATTGACCACTTCTTCAGATcaataatgattttatatgaCGACTGATTTACTCACGCTCCGtcaataatataaacatacagAACACTGATCCACTCTAGCGATTGTCGGTAAATCTGCCGAGATACGTTGAATGCaaccaattaaaaaaaagtaattaattgtaCTAAACAATTGGGAGAATTCATAAAGcagatgtaaaaaaaaaaagagggaaagcataatgtattaaaattttaggGTAATTTTTCGGGATCATTTCAAGATTATTGCAAGGCTATTTCAAAGTCAATTCAAGAACATTTAAAAGTCAGCCAGTGTCATTCCAAGATTCAAATTCAAATccgtttttcaaattcttttccGATCAATTACCATTCAGTATTACAAAACTCAGGGTTACAAGACATTATTTCAAGGTTATTTCAAAGTcgttcaaaattatttgaaaatctgATTTATTTGAcaatgtaattgaaaaataatagggCTTATTTAGGAAATATACatactaaataatttacagGGTGTCTTTCGGGATGACCTAATAGGAAAGCAAACAGCACGACCATAACGAAACCTAGTCTAAAATTAAACCAAACATGAACGGAAGAAGTCACGACTGACGTAAAGTTATTATGGGATAAAATCGCAATATGTAATATGCTGGCAGGGGCCACGCgatgagaaaattaattatgtaaacgttctttttttatgtgCTCTGGGTTTTGTAACATTGCACAGTGGCTAATTATACGAACGTTCTTGATGAACTGACTCTCTATGGATTATTTTTGCCTACTATGCGTGATTAATATCTACACGAACAAGGaattctttacaatttgttgttcatttttcttagATTAATCAAAACAGTAAAGTACCGGAATAAAAGATAGAACAATGTACAATAAATTCTACTCTGCACgtactaaaatttttataatataggtactttctgtttaaaaatgtgattaatacatttaatatattttggaaaagAAGTTAACACACCGGAAGTAAAGTGTTTCGGGATCCACTTCCCCCTCTGAGGACGAATCCTTTTGCAATAAAGAATTTCTCGGTATATCTTCAGCAAATATTGGTGTTTCCGGTAACGGTGGAGTGTCTTCCGGTGTCACTGGTATTGTAAGCTTAGGACctatgaagaataaaaatatgttcgaATTAATTTGAGGCTTCAAACTCCAAAGTTAAAATCATCATactaatatcatttttaactAATATAGTTACTCAAAGTCTTTGAATAGATCGGTAAATAATTGACTACGGATGTATAAAACAAACACTCTGCGATAATACTAGGGTGGTCAATTAGTTGCGCTTCTTTAATGTATTTCTTCGTATTATTCTTTTGGAGTGAATATACTCATttgatttatatgtataatatgtcaTTATGTAGGCCAGGAATAATGCCTTGAATCTTTAATGAACATTTAATTGTATTGTATCTCATTATTTGTTTGGAAaggaatatgaaaaaattagaaattcgtGTATTTTAGTGTCAATACTGGGAGCAGAACTTCAAAgtactatattttttctcaaaatattatattttcttcgttgcttctaTCACTTTGAAGTTCTGCTTTCAGTAGTGACGTGTAAAGGTGCACgcatttctaattttttgaTATCCCTTTCTAAACAAATAATCAGATAGAGTacaagaaattaatcgaattaaatatatgtcATCAAAGGTTTTAAAGCATCATTCAGGAGCTACGTAATGACACATTACACATATGAATCAAATGAGTATATTCATTCTAAAAGTATAATGTAAAGATTCTTCTgtattcaatattcatattaaaaacataGAAATTTACGGACTACCCTGGTAGCTTCCTATTGACCGTACTTATACATGTAAATAGGCTACTCAGCACCTGTTGCGTGAAATTGTATTCTGTTACTATGTCTTTAGTGAATTGATTGTACATACGACGAACTATGCAAAACCCATTGACCTTGAAGGTCcatatagaaaaagaaacatataaagTCATGTATCTTATACGAACATTAAAGTACCATTACAAAATAGGAGGTATCATTATCGTTATCAAAAGTTTCACATTCTGTGAAAGAAGGAGAATAATAATGGAGACACGTATCGGCTCGACAATGGTTCGATAGTTATAGAGTTTTTACGGTTCCGCTGAAGTTATAGTCTCATTATTAATATCCATTATTCGTGTCACGCTGACATTCATATGCATATTGATCGTAGTTTATTGACTTAGGCCTATTTCAACCATTGCAAGGCTAACGTGCCATTACGAATACTCACGCTATATACGAATGATATACATATCccgattatttaaattagatcGAGAGttccttccctttttcttccttaatGTCAGgaagtgaaaagaaaaaatcgcaaaaaacataaaaaaaggaagaagaatgaTTTATTGGAATCCTACCAAAAGCGTCCCGAGCAGTCAGATTTGTTCCCGAGGGATAAACGCTGCTTctggataattttttattcgccaTCGGCGATCCATTCGATTGAATAccatttttatccattttgtAAATGATTTCCTTGCTATTTTCAACTCTCGTGTTTTCGTTCACACTAGGGGAATTCGATTTTGTGGAATTCGTAGCGGTTCTTCGGGGCGAGGAACTTGTTGATGACGCTTTCGATGGCGAATTCTCCGTTCCCTCTGCATTCACGTTCGTTTGAGATTCATTTGTATTTGATATGGTAACACTTGTGTTGCTTATGGATATACTCGGTCGTCTGCTATGGATATTCTGGAAGGatcaaatttgtttcttcgtcaGTGTAAAAAGTTCGTTTCAGAGCtagcgaaattatttattattacgaacaTTTTACTACatgtcgataataattttcgcagtaacgtaaaacgtaacAATACTGAGGcttattgttaatttaaatatttcgattggTTGCATACTTTAACGCGTCGCGCATATTTCATCGGACtttattttttgcaatttcaatGTTCAGAGAGATCATTGAAGTACGGAACACTTATTGTTAGTAGCAGAAGTTTACCGTGTAAATGTTCCATAATTTTCTGGATAATTTAGCAACGAGACTTTCGTTTATATACCTGGCATGCAATTAAGTGAATAATCTAGATCACCTGTGACTAGTTTAGATGGATTATTTAGATACATTATATTGATGAGATTCGTCGATTAGATACAGCTAAAACAAGTACGATgcaatcttttaaaatattcaccaGTTTTGTCTATAATGCGccattaaaaagaatatgtaaTGTACACATTCATTTGTACACATTTATTCTATTGCTGACCGGTTCTTACGTACAGATCGTAAAACAAAATCACAAAATTTATTGActagaaaaacaaagaaaaggatatatgtatatgataccTGTGTTTTATCCTCGACTCGAGGTTCGCTGTTATCCATTGCGCTCAAAAATGCTTGATAAACAGTGTCGAGAAGAATTCCCTGTCGCCGGTGACAGctaagaaaaatacaagttcCGCGGCAATCTTGATCAATCCTGACATTCTGTAAATCGGAACGATAATAGAATGCTGCCTTTTTTAGCGAGAAGCAAGTTCGATCTGTCTATTTTCATGATAACGATTCGCATTAAATGGATGCACCGTACAACACGCTAATCTTCgtcaaattattatcattactcGCACGAAAATCCCAAAGCGACGCAATTTCCTACAAAGGTATCATATCATCGGCGTCGAATATCGTTGAGtttataaattcttctattGGTCACCGTGGCAATTACAGATTggtaaaaagagaagagatcCGCTGAATCATTATATGTATCGTAAATATTAGTGACAATAAACTCTTGACAATTCTGTCAAGAAGATCACTTCCTTCATGTAATTCAAAGCAGGCAAATCGGTCGATAAGTGTCTTCGTAACTTTATTTCAGTcgttaatcgatcgataatgTATTACATGAAATGAAAACGGATCAACAAAAATTCCGATTCCAATTga
Encoded proteins:
- the LOC122573407 gene encoding anoctamin-4 isoform X2; amino-acid sequence: MDNSEPRVEDKTQNIHSRRPSISISNTSVTISNTNESQTNVNAEGTENSPSKASSTSSSPRRTATNSTKSNSPSVNENTRVENSKEIIYKMDKNGIQSNGSPMANKKLSRSSVYPSGTNLTARDAFGPKLTIPVTPEDTPPLPETPIFAEDIPRNSLLQKDSSSEGEVDPETLYFRDGRRRIDMVLVYQEEYTGVMTELEARRKEQRRVFQQNLLKEGLQLELEPKENSFDGKTYFLKLHIPWKIKVQYAEVMNLKLPTKRFITISVKAWQGNEDVKESPKFWEKWIQWVRKIHTWDTKKYPEEPSFYNSIDSGDREERFVVKDRDTAYTPAQRSLIVMQILSRARYDENHEKAGIRRLLADGTYLDCFSLHEGPYNRPGFNGEILDRYLLYLIWARPSQWYKRQPLWLIRRYFGEKVALYFAWLGFYTKCLYAPAIVGLLCFMYGVGSMDGPDNIPSKEICDYSIAGNITLCPLCDKACSYQKLGESCIFSKLSYLFDNPATVFFAIFMSFWATTFLELWKRRQAVIIWEWDLQNVESDEEPRPEFETTVKTFRINPVTREREPYLPVWSKAVRSCATSSMVFFMGRFFVHPGDADARSSEFFRIKTDVCDPAGCLSEVCIQLAIIMVGKQCFNNFVEILSPKLWNWWRKRNHVAATKDHGRPYTYWEKDYQLQDPGRLALFDEYLEMILQYGFVTLFVAAFPLAPLFALLNNIAEIRLDAYKMVREARRPLAERVEDIGAWYGILRGVTYVAVVSNAFVIAYTSDFIPRSVYAIVYSPTEDLVGYIDSSLSEFNTSDYTDDMKSDMAKNHPVTCQYRGYRNGPDHSNDPYGLSPQYWHVFAARLAFVVVFEHIVFALTGIMSYVIPAVPRSLATQLQRERLLAQEAKYEKGIKSREDEDDILSVLREAGSIGGRAAGGGRGSWARRFSKLSDGLDAHVDVTSRHNRNSDGSTVWEVT
- the LOC122573407 gene encoding anoctamin-4 isoform X1, encoding MDNSEPRVEDKTQNIHSRRPSISISNTSVTISNTNESQTNVNAEGTENSPSKASSTSSSPRRTATNSTKSNSPSVNENTRVENSKEIIYKMDKNGIQSNGSPMANKKLSRSSVYPSGTNLTARDAFGPKLTIPVTPEDTPPLPETPIFAEDIPRNSLLQKDSSSEGEVDPETLYFRDGRRRIDMVLVYQEEYTGVMTELEARRKEQRRVFQQNLLKEGLQLELEPKENSFDGKTYFLKLHIPWKIKVQYAEVMNLKLPTKRFITISVKAWQGNEDVKESPKFWEKWIQWVRKIHTWDTKKYPEEPSFYNSIDSGDREERFVVKDRDTAYTPAQRSLIVMQILSRARYDENHEKAGIRRLLADGTYLDCFSLHEGPYNRPGFNGEILDRYLLYLIWARPSQWYKRQPLWLIRRYFGEKVALYFAWLGFYTKCLYAPAIVGLLCFMYGVGSMDGPDNIPSKEICDYSIAGNITLCPLCDKACSYQKLGESCIFSKLSYLFDNPATVFFAIFMSFWATTFLELWKRRQAVIIWEWDLQNVESDEEPRPEFETTVKTFRINPVTREREPYLPVWSKAVRSCATSSMVFFMICVVLGAVLGTIISRISLVAVFYGGGGPFLKKHAKIFTSMTAALINLIIIMILTRVYHRLARWMVNMENPRTQTEYESSFTFKIFLFEFVNFYSSLIYIAFFKGRFFVHPGDADARSSEFFRIKTDVCDPAGCLSEVCIQLAIIMVGKQCFNNFVEILSPKLWNWWRKRNHVAATKDHGRPYTYWEKDYQLQDPGRLALFDEYLEMILQYGFVTLFVAAFPLAPLFALLNNIAEIRLDAYKMVREARRPLAERVEDIGAWYGILRGVTYVAVVSNAFVIAYTSDFIPRSVYAIVYSPTEDLVGYIDSSLSEFNTSDYTDDMKSDMAKNHPVTCQYRGYRNGPDHSNDPYGLSPQYWHVFAARLAFVVVFEHIVFALTGIMSYVIPAVPRSLATQLQRERLLAQEAKYEKGIKSREDEDDILSVLREAGSIGGRAAGGGRGSWARRFSKLSDGLDAHVDVTSRHNRNSDGSTVWEVT